One window of the Salvia miltiorrhiza cultivar Shanhuang (shh) chromosome 6, IMPLAD_Smil_shh, whole genome shotgun sequence genome contains the following:
- the LOC130989317 gene encoding protein EARLY-RESPONSIVE TO DEHYDRATION 7, chloroplastic-like isoform X1: MSSNTPKSLYPEVPLTNPESNSPFIPNNSSSSSSMYPTIQMNELAENLFPETDEEEIPKRGAPNQPEFESFEQVLVTIPGAIVHLIDKHRSVELASGDFEVVQLLQGGNAVAALARIGEEIQWPLARDEAAVKLDDSHYFFSLRVPASADGGNGDDLLNYGLTIAAKGQEGKVRELDAVLEKFSAFKVEEAAAGVEQGWWGAVTRGVSPEEMKGEKKEEVEKSATAYWTTLAPNVEEYSGSVAKMIAAGSGQLVRGILWCGDVTVDRLKWGNEFLTKRMGKGCSSEISPQAMRRLKRVKQMTKRSEKVATGLLSGVLKVSGFFTSSVVNSKVGQKFFSLLPGEIILASLDGFNKVFDAVEVSGRNVMSTTSVVTTKLVSQKYGEQAGEATNNGMGAAGHAIGTAWAVFKLRKALNPKSAFRPTAFVKAAAKANAGKLKDEQKK; encoded by the exons ATGTCTTCAAACACTCCTAAATCTCTCTATCCAGAAGTTCCCCTAACCAACCCAGAATCCAACTCTCCATTCATCCCCAATAACTCTTCTTCATCCTCTTCCATGTATCCGACAATCCAGATGAATGAATTAGCTGAGAATCTGTTTCCTGAGACCGACGAAGAAGAAATCCCCAAAAGAGGGGCGCCGAATCAACCCGAATTCGAGTCGTTCGAGCAAGTTCTCGTCACGATTCCGGGCGCGATCGTGCACTTGATCGACAAGCACCGCAGCGTGGAGCTGGCGAGCGGCGATTTCGAGGTGGTGCAGCTCCTGCAGGGCGGCAACGCGGTGGCGGCGCTGGCGCGCATCGGGGAGGAGATCCAGTGGCCGCTCGCGCGGGACGAGGCGGCGGTGAAGCTCGACGACTCGCACTACTTCTTCAGCCTCAGAGTCCCCGCCTCCGCCGACGGCGGCAACGGCGACGATTTGCTGAATTACGGATTGACGATTGCCGCGAAGGGGCAGGAGGGAAAGGTGAGGGAGCTGGACGCGGTGCTGGAGAAGTTCAGCGCGTTCAAggtggaggaggcggcggcgggggTGGAGCAGGGGTGGTGGGGGGCGGTGACGAGGGGGGTGTCGCCGGAGGAGATGAAGGGGGAGAAAAAGGAGGAGGTGGAGAAGAGCGCCACCGCGTATTGGACCACGCTGGCGCCGAATGTGGAGGAGTACAGCGGGAGCGTGGCGAAGATGATCGCGGCGGGGTCGGGGCAGCTGGTGAGGGGGATTTTGTGGTGTGGGGATGTCACTGTGGATAGGCTTAAATGGGGGAATGAGTTCTTGACTAAGAGGATGGGGAAGGGCTGCAGCTCTGAAATTAGCCCTCAGGCTATGAGGAGGTTGAAGag GGTGAAGCAGATGACGAAGAGGTCGGAGAAAGTGGCGACGGGGCTGCTCTCCGGGGTATTGAAGGTCTCTGGTTTCTTCACAAGctcagttgtgaattctaagGTGGGCCAGAAGTTCTTCAGCCTACTTCCCGGAGAGATCATCCTTGCTTCCTTGGATGGATTCA ATAAAGTGTTTGATGCCGTTGAGGTTTCTGGGAGGAATGTGATGTCGACTACATCAGTGGTTACAACGAAGCTCGTCTCGCAAAA ataTGGAGAGCAAGCGGGGGAAGCAACAAACAACGGGATGGGGGCTGCAGGTCACGCCATTGGCACAGCGTGGGCCGTGTTCAAATTGAGGAAGGCTCTCAACCCGAAAAGCGCGTTTAGACCTACGGCCTTCGTCAAGGCTGCTGCCAAGGCCAATGCTGGTAAGTTGAAGGATGAACAGAAGAAATGA
- the LOC130989317 gene encoding protein EARLY-RESPONSIVE TO DEHYDRATION 7, chloroplastic-like isoform X2, with the protein MSSNTPKSLYPEVPLTNPESNSPFIPNNSSSSSSMYPTIQMNELAENLFPETDEEEIPKRGAPNQPEFESFEQVLVTIPGAIVHLIDKHRSVELASGDFEVVQLLQGGNAVAALARIGEEIQWPLARDEAAVKLDDSHYFFSLRVPASADGGNGDDLLNYGLTIAAKGQEGKVRELDAVLEKFSAFKVEEAAAGVEQGWWGAVTRGVSPEEMKGEKKEEVEKSATAYWTTLAPNVEEYSGSVAKMIAAGSGQLVRGILWCGDVTVDRLKWGNEFLTKRMGKGCSSEISPQAMRRLKRVKQMTKRSEKVATGLLSGVLKVSGFFTSSVVNSKVGQKFFSLLPGEIILASLDGFNKVFDAVEVSGRNVMSTTSVVTTKLVSQK; encoded by the exons ATGTCTTCAAACACTCCTAAATCTCTCTATCCAGAAGTTCCCCTAACCAACCCAGAATCCAACTCTCCATTCATCCCCAATAACTCTTCTTCATCCTCTTCCATGTATCCGACAATCCAGATGAATGAATTAGCTGAGAATCTGTTTCCTGAGACCGACGAAGAAGAAATCCCCAAAAGAGGGGCGCCGAATCAACCCGAATTCGAGTCGTTCGAGCAAGTTCTCGTCACGATTCCGGGCGCGATCGTGCACTTGATCGACAAGCACCGCAGCGTGGAGCTGGCGAGCGGCGATTTCGAGGTGGTGCAGCTCCTGCAGGGCGGCAACGCGGTGGCGGCGCTGGCGCGCATCGGGGAGGAGATCCAGTGGCCGCTCGCGCGGGACGAGGCGGCGGTGAAGCTCGACGACTCGCACTACTTCTTCAGCCTCAGAGTCCCCGCCTCCGCCGACGGCGGCAACGGCGACGATTTGCTGAATTACGGATTGACGATTGCCGCGAAGGGGCAGGAGGGAAAGGTGAGGGAGCTGGACGCGGTGCTGGAGAAGTTCAGCGCGTTCAAggtggaggaggcggcggcgggggTGGAGCAGGGGTGGTGGGGGGCGGTGACGAGGGGGGTGTCGCCGGAGGAGATGAAGGGGGAGAAAAAGGAGGAGGTGGAGAAGAGCGCCACCGCGTATTGGACCACGCTGGCGCCGAATGTGGAGGAGTACAGCGGGAGCGTGGCGAAGATGATCGCGGCGGGGTCGGGGCAGCTGGTGAGGGGGATTTTGTGGTGTGGGGATGTCACTGTGGATAGGCTTAAATGGGGGAATGAGTTCTTGACTAAGAGGATGGGGAAGGGCTGCAGCTCTGAAATTAGCCCTCAGGCTATGAGGAGGTTGAAGag GGTGAAGCAGATGACGAAGAGGTCGGAGAAAGTGGCGACGGGGCTGCTCTCCGGGGTATTGAAGGTCTCTGGTTTCTTCACAAGctcagttgtgaattctaagGTGGGCCAGAAGTTCTTCAGCCTACTTCCCGGAGAGATCATCCTTGCTTCCTTGGATGGATTCA ATAAAGTGTTTGATGCCGTTGAGGTTTCTGGGAGGAATGTGATGTCGACTACATCAGTGGTTACAACGAAGCTCGTCTCGCAAAAGTAA
- the LOC130989318 gene encoding LOW QUALITY PROTEIN: subtilisin-like protease SBT1.6 (The sequence of the model RefSeq protein was modified relative to this genomic sequence to represent the inferred CDS: deleted 1 base in 1 codon), which yields MILSYMNIMVSLHSLEVQIPLSLSNKMGCVPIHLFLSLYLLLLTQICADQTAKTYIIRVDSSSKPSVFPTHYHWYTAEFTEPAAILHVYDTVFHGFSAVLTPFQASTVLKHPSVLTAFEDRRRELHTTRSPQFLGLRNQRGLWSESDYGSDVIIGIFDTGIWPERRSFSDLNLGPVPRRWRGTCEAGVRFTKRNCNRKIVGARFFDKGHQAASGFGGFIGGINETVEFKSPRDADGHGTHTASTAAGRYAFKASMEGYAAGIAKGVAPKARLAVYKVCWKNAGCFDSDILAAFDAAVNDGVDVISISIGGGEGISSPYYLDPIAIGAYGAVSRGIFVSSSAGNDGPNGMSVTNLAPWLTTVGAGTIDRDFPADVILSDGRKFSGVSLYSGAPLNGKMHNLIYPGKSGVLSASLCMENSLDPNEIRGKIVICDRGSSPRVAKGLVVKKAGGVGMILANGVSNGEGLVGDAHLIPAVALGSAEGDAIKTYLASNPSATATISFRGTVIGIKPAPVVASFSARGPNGLNPEILKPDLIAPGVNILAAWTDAVGPTGLDSDNRRSEFNILSGTSMACPHVSGAAALLKSAHPDWSPAAIRSAMMTTASLTDNSSTAMLDESSKKRATPYDFGAGHMNLDRAMDPGLVYDMSNVDYVNFLCAIEYGPKTIQVITRSPVHCPARKPAPENLNYPSIAALFPSGGSRVASKTFFRMVTNVGEEANAVYRVKVDPPKGVSVTVKPGKLVFSEGVRKLGYFVTVTIDGKNLVMDDSGAVFGALSWMDGKHVVRSPIVVTQIEPL from the exons ATGATTCTCTCTTATATGAATATCATGGTTAGTCTTCACTCCTTGGAAGTTcaaatccctctctctctctctaacaaaatgGGTTGCGTTCCTAtacatctctttctctctctctatctactCCTCCTTACCCAAATCTGCGCCGATCAGACGGCTAAAACCTACATCATCAGAGTCGACAGCTCATCTAAGCCGTCCGTTTTCCCAACTCACTACCACTGGTACACAGCGGAGTTCACTGAGCCCGCAGCGATTCTCCACGTATACGACACCGTTTTCCACGGCTTCTCCGCCGTGCTAACTCCGTTTCAGGCCTCCACCGTCCTCAAACACCCCTCCGTCCTCACCGCATTCGAGGACCGCCGCCGGGAGCTGCACACCACGCGCTCGCCGCAGTTCCTCGGCCTCAGGAACCAGCGCGGGCTCTGGTCCGAGTCCGACTACGGCTCCGATGTCATAATCGGGATCTTCGACACTGGAATTTGGCCGGAGCGCCGCAGCTTCTCCGATCTGAACCTCGGCCCCGTGCCGAGGCGGTGGAGAGGCACGTGTGAGGCTGGAGTGAGATTCACTAAGAGGAATTGCAACAGGAAAATCGTCGGAGCTAGGTTTTTCGACAAGGGGCACCAGGCGGCGTCCGGATTTGGGGGATTTATCGGTGGAATCAACGAGACCGTCGAATTCAAGTCGCCGAGAGACGCCGATGGACACGGCACGCACACCGCCTCCACGGCGGCGGGGAGGTACGCCTTTAAAGCGAGCATGGAGGGTTACGCCGCCGGAATCGCGAAAGGAGTCGCACCGAAGGCGCGCCTCGCCGTCTACAAGGTCTGCTGGAAGAATGCAGGCTGCTTTGATTCGGATATTCTCGCGGCGTTCGACGCCGCCGTGAACGACGGCGTCGACGTGATATCGATCTCAATCGGCGGCGGAGAGGGGATCTCCTCCCCTTACTACCTCGATCCCATTGCAATCGGCGCATACGGGGCCGTTTCGAGGGGGATTTTCGTCTCCTCCTCAGCTGGCAACGACGGCCCCAACGGGATGTCAGTGACCAACCTCGCGCCGTGGCTCACCACCGTCGGTGCCGGCACAATCGACCGCGATTTCCCCGCGGACGTCATCCTCAGCGATGGCAGGAAATTCTCCGGCGTGTCCCTCTACTCCGGCGCGCCCCTCAACGGCAAAATGCACAATTTAATTTACCCGGGAAAATCAGGGGTGCTCTCCGCCTCCCTATGCATGGAGAACTCGCTCGATCCAAACGAAATCAGGGGGAAAATCGTCATCTGCGACCGTGGCAGCAGCCCCCGCGTCGCCAAGGGTTTAGTCGTGAAGAAAGCTGGCGGCGTTGGGATGATCCTCGCCAACGGCGTCTCCAACGGCGAGGGTTTAGTCGGCGACGCTCACTTAATCCCTGCTGTCGCGCTCGGCTCGGCCGAGGGCGACGCGATCAAAACCTACCTCGCGTCGAACCCGTCCGCCACCGCCACCATCTCCTTCCGTGGCACGGTGATCGGAATCAAGCCGGCGCCGGTGGTGGCCTCGTTTTCGGCCCGGGGGCCGAACGGATTAAACCCAGAGATTCTTAAACCGGATTTAATCGCCCCCGGAGTCAACATTTTAGCCGCCTGGACCGACGCAGTCGGTCCGACCGGGCTCGACTCCGACAACCGGCGGTCAGAGTTTAATATCTTATCGGGCACGTCCATGGCGTGCCCCCATGTAAGCGGCGCAGCGGCCTTGCTAAAATCCGCACATCCGGATTGGTCGCCGGCTGCGATCCGGTCGGCCATGATGACGACGGCGAGCCTCACCGACAACTCG TCGACTGCAATGCTGGACGAGTCGAGCAAGAAACGCGCCACCCCCTACGACTTCGGCGCAGGCCACATGAATCTCGATCGCGCCATGGATCCCGGCTTGGTCTACGATATGTCGAACGTGGACTACGTGAATTTCCTCTGCGCAATTGAATATGGGCCGAAGACGATCCAGGTGATCACGCGGTCGCCGGTGCATTGCCCGGCAAGGAAGCCGGCGCCGGAGAATCTCAACTACCCTTCCATCGCGGCCCTATTTCCGAGCGGGGGAAGCCGGGTGGCGAGCAAGACGTTCTTTAGAATGGTGACGAATGTGGGGGAGGAGGCGAACGCAGTGTACAGAGTAAAGGTCGATCCGCCCAAGGGCGTGAGCGTTACCGTGAAGCCCGGGAAGCTCGTCTTCTCGGAGGGGGTGAGGAAGCTCGGCTACTTCGTCACGGTCACCATCGACGGCAAGAATCTTGTGATGGATGATTCCGGTGCGGTGTTTGGGGCTCTTTCGTGGATGGATGGGAAGCATGTGGTGAGAAGTCCCATTGTAGTTACTCAAATTGAACCTTTGTGA